The stretch of DNA CAGCGACGATTCGCAAAGCCTCGCCGACGGGCTCCTTGCCGCAAGCGAGCCGGATTATATGCGGATTGAAGCGGGCTGCGAGATCGAAGGACCGCTCAAGGGTGGCATCGCCGCAGCGACCCGCGCGGCCGAATGGGCCGATGTCGTGATCCTTGCGCTGGGCGAGGGGCAGCATATGTCCGCCGAATCGCGTTCGCGCACCGATCCTGCGGTCCCCGTTATGCAGATGGAACTTGCGCGCGCGATGCGCCGCACCGGTAAGCCGCTGGTCACGCTCCTCCGCGCAGGGCGGCCGCTGGTGGTTCCCGAACTTGTGACGCTGTCCGACGCGCTGCTTGTTACCTGGTTTCTCGGCGCCGAAACCGGCGGTGCGGTCGCCGACCTGCTGTTTGGCCGTGCCTCGCCGAGCGGCCGCTTGCCGATGAGTTTTCCGCGCCATGTAGGACAACTGCCACTCTATTATGCGCGCAAGGCGACCGGCCGCCCGCCGACTGATCCGCCGATCGACCCGCCGCCGCCTTTTACCGCGCGCTACATCGATACGGCACCCGGCCCCCTCTTTCCCTTCGGTTTCGGCCTTGGGTACGGTCACGCGACCTATGGCCCGGTCCGGCTCGACAGCGATCGCCTGGCGTGGAACGGTGAGATCGCCGCATCGTGCATTGTCAGCGAGACGCGGGGCAGGACGATTGACGAGACCGCGCAGCTCTATATCCGCGACATCGCATCGAATCCGGTACGGCCGGTGCGCGAGCTGAAAGGGTTTCGCAAGGAGCCGATTGCCGCAGGCGGGATGGCGAAGGTCGGCTTTGTGATCTCCCGTGACCTGCTTGCGCGTGCCGACGGAACGGTGGAACCGGGGGCGTTCGACCTGTGGATCGCACCGCATGCCGAAGCTGGAGTGCCCGTGCGCTTCGTGCTGGAGGCGCCGCGATGACCGGGCGGCTCGGCTGGAAACGCACTATCGCCTTCGGCTCGGGCGATTTCGCGTTTAACCTCTATTGGCAGAGCCTGACGCTCTACCTCCTTTTCTATTATACTGAGGCCGTAGGCCTCTCCGCCGCGTCCGCGGGGCTGATTTATATGGTCGCGTCGATATGGGACGGGATCGTCGATCCGTTGATCGGCGCAGCGGCCGACCGGACGCGCACGCGGTGGGGGCGGTACCGGCCGTGGCTGCTGCTGGGTGCGGTGCCGCTCGCGCTCGGTTTCGGTCTGCTCTACTGGCCCGCGCCGCTCCAGGGCGGAGCGCTGGTCGCGGCGGCGATGGCTGCGCACCTTCTGTTCCGTAGTCTCTACGCCGCGGTCAATGTCCCCTATATCGCATTGACTGCACGGATCACGCGCAGCTCGGCAGATCGGGCGAACATCGCCGGTGCGCGGCTCGTGTTCAGTACGATCGCGGGAGTGATCGTCGCGCTCGTAACCCCGCGGGTCGCAACATGGGTAACCGGTAGCGCCGACGGCGCGCAGGGCTATTTCGTCGCCGCCGCGATTTTTGCCTTTCTCGCAACGCCGATCCTGTTTTTCGTCTTCTCGACGACGCGCGAGGACGAAGGCGCCGCCGCCCCCGCCGACGATGTCCCGTTGCTCGGAAACTGGCGCATTCTGTTCGCCAATCGCGCCTTCTGGACGCTGGTGATGGCGAGCGCGTTGTTCATCGCCTGCTACACCGCCTTCGCCAAGTCGATCCTCTATTATTTCAAATATGTTCTCGATGCACCCGACGCGGGACCGACCGCGCTGGCGCTGGGCGGGGTCACTGGGCTCGCCATCATCCCCGCGTGGATGTTCGCGGCGCGCCGGATCGCCAAGCGAACCATCTGGCTCATGAGCTGCGTAATCTTCGGAAGCGGTCTCGTCGCGCTTGGGGTCTTTCGGTTCGACAGCGTGGGACAGATGAATCTGTTCGTCGTCTTCATGCAGCTGGGGTTTCAGGGTATCGTCTTCGCCTATTGGGGAATGCTGCCCGACACGGTCGAATATGGTGAGTGGAAGAACGGCCTGCGTCGTGAAGGTTCGTTGTTCGGCGTCGCTTTGCTATTCCAGAAGGTGGCGCTTGGCCTCGGCGCCGGATTGTTCGGCGTTGCGCTCGACAGCGTCGGCTTTGCCGCGAACCAGCATCAATCTGCCGCGACGATCGACGGCATGCGTGCGATCATGGTGCTCATCCCGCTCTTCGGTGTCCTCGCGTCGGCGGCGCTGATGGCCCTCAACCCCCTCCGGCGTGGTGTCCACGAACGCATCGTCGCCGAAATTGCGGGTCGCAGTACGGGAGAGATCGCGAAATGATCCGCGAAACTGCAATCGCATTGATGGCGTCGCTCGCGCTCGCCGCGCCGCCCGCAGTTGCCCAATCCGCCGACCCGATGCGCGAAGATTTCGCCAGCCCACCGCACGAAGCTCGTCCCTGGGTGTGGTGGCATTGGCTTGACGGCAATGTGACGCGCGAGGGGATCAACCGCGATCTCGAATGGTTCGAGCGGATCGGCATTGGCGGCTTCCAGCTTTTCGACGTCGCGCAGCCGGGAGTGCCCAAGGTCGTCGACCACCGGCTGATTTACATGCGCCCCGACTGGCAGGGCGCGTTTCGCCACGCGATCGCCGAGGGCCGCCGGCGCGGCATGGAGGCGGGGATCGCCTCCTCGCCCGGCTGGAGCGAAACCGGCGGCCCCTGGGTCACGCCCGAAGCCGCAATGAAGAAGCTGGTGTGGAGCGAAACGCTCGTCGAAGGTGGCCGACGTTTCGCCGGCCGCCTTGCACCGCCGCCTGCGGTGGCTGGCCCCTTTCAGGATATCGCGCGGGATCAAGCGGCGAAGGCGACAGCGTCCTTCTATCGTGATGTAGCGGTGCTTGCGTGGCGCGTCCCCGCCGATGCGGGCCCCTTACCTGCAGCGAAAATTAGTGCGAGCGGCGGGACGCTCGATGCCGCGCTGCTGACCGGGTCGGCACTCGATCGTGCACCGGGCGCGGTGCTGCCACTGGCGCAGGCATCGCCGCAATGGGTCCGGTTCGACTATGACCGGCCGCAGACGATCCGTTCGGTTGTTGTCGGGTTGACGCGGCCGGGACTGTTCGATGTCGCGCCGATTGCCACGCTGGAGGCGAGCGAAGACGGTGCGGCCTTTCGCGCCGTTCGCGATCTGCCGCTCTCAACCTTCCACCAGAATACGGTCTCCTTTCCCGCGGTGACCGCACGCGCCTTCCGCGTGACCTTCCGGCCGCCGACCAGGATCGGCACCATCTGGCGCCGCATCCTCAACCTGCGCGCGCCGGGCATCGCCAACAACCGCTACGATCAGCCGCCGCCGGTGCAGGACATCCGTCTCCAGCGCCTCGCGCTGCTTCCCGACGCGCGCGTTACGCGCTTTGAGGACAAGGCCGGTTTCGCTACCGCGCCGGACTATTATGCACTAGCCACGCCCGAGGCTGATGCCGGATCGATCGTGCCGGCCGCGGGCGTCATCGACCTCACCGCGCGGCTGACGCCCGACGGCAGCCTCGACTGGACCCCGCCGCGCGGCCGCTGGCAGGTGCTGCGCCTCGGCGCGTCGCTGACCGGTGCCGTCAATGCCCCAGCCCCGACCGAGGCGACAGGGTATGAGGTCGACAAACTCGATGCCGGCGCGGTCGCGGCGTATATGGATCGCTATCTCGACACCTATCGTGCGACGCTGCCGCCTGAACTGCTCGGCGCGCGCGGCGTCACCACGATTCTCAACGACAGCATCGAGGCGGGCAGCCAGAACTGGACGCGGGCGATGATCGATGCGTTCAGGGCGCGCCGTGGCTATGATCCGACACCGTGGCTCCCGGCGCTCACGGGCCGTATTGTCGACAGTGCAGAAGCGAGCGATCGCTTCCTCTGGGACTATCGCACGACGATTGCCGAACTGCTTGCCGCCAATCATTACGGCCAGGTCGCGATGAGTGCGCGTTCCGCTGGATTGCGCGTGCGGGCCGAGGCGCTTGAGGATCATCGCCCGATTCTCGGCGACGATATGGCGATGCGTGCGCACGCCGATGAACCGGCGGGGGCGATCTGGGCACCCAATCAGAAAAGCGGCATCGATCCGACGTCGATCGCCGACCTGCAGGGCGCCGCCTCGGTCGCGCATCTCTATGGCCGCGATGCGGTTGCAGCCGAAGCCTTCACTTCGGCGCTCGCGCCGTGGGCGGGCTCGCCGAGGTCATTGAAGCGCGTCGCCGATACCGCCTTCGCGCTCGGCGTTACCCGGCTGATGCTCCACAGCAGCGTCCATCAGCCGGTCGAAGGAAAGCCGCCGGGGCTGACGCTCGGTATCTTCGGCCAATATTTCAACCGCAACGAGACCTGGGCCGGGCAGGCGCGCGCGTGGATCGACTATCTCGCGCGCTCGCAATATCTGCTCCGTCAGGGGCAATATGTCGCCGACATTGCCTATTTTCACGGCGAAGAGGCGCCGCTCACGGGGCTCTATGGCGAGCATGAGGTCGGCGATATCCCCGCGGGGCACGGCTTCGACTTCGTCAACGCCGGCGCGCTCGTCAATTTGCTGCGCGTCGAGGACGGACGGCTCGTCACACCCTCCGGCATGGAATATCGCTTGCTGCAACTCGGCGGCACATCGTCGGAAATGACTTTGCCAACGCTCCGCCATATCGCCGCCCTCGTCGACGCGGGTGCAACGGTGGTCGGCAAGCGACCGGTCGGCTCGCCGAGCCTCGCCGACGATCGCGCCGACTATGACCGTCTCGTCGCCAGCCTGTGGTGCGAGGGGCGCGTGCTCGACATCGCGGCGGCGGAAGCCTTGAAGCGCCTGGGCGTTGGGCCCGACTGGCAGGTGACGGGCGAACCGCTGCCCCTCCGCGTGCTCCACCGGACGATGAAGGACCGCGATATTTATTTCCTGGCGAGCGGTTCGCGCAGTGCCGCCCGGACCGAGATCGCCTTTCGTGTGATCGGCCGCGCTCCCGAACTATGGGATGCCGACAGCGGTGCAGTGACGCCGCTGCCATACCGTGTCGAGGATGGCCGGACGATCGTCCCGCTCGTTTTCGATCCCGACGGGTCCGCCTTTGTCATTTTCCGCGAAGGTGCGGGCGCGGCGCCGAAATCGGCGACACGCGAGGAACTGCTGCTCGACCTTTCGAAAGGGTGGACGCTTTCTTTCCAGCCCGAACGCGGGGGCCCCGACGCCTCCGTCCTTGCCGATGCTGCCTCATGGAGCGAAAGCAGCGACCCGCGCATCCGCTATTTCTCGGGCACCGGCAGCTATAGCCGCGACGTGACGCTCGACCGGCACCAACTCGCCGGCAAGCGTTTGTTGCTCGACCTTGGCGAGGTGGGCGAAATCGTCGATGTCGTTGTCAACGGCCGGACCCTCCGCACCTTGTGGAAGCCTCCCTATCGTCTCGATATTTCAGCGGCGCTAGTGCCGGGGGCAAATCGTATCGAGCTCAGGGTCACAAATCTCTGGGTAAACCGGCTGATCGGCGATGCCCGGCCCGGCGTCGACAAGCGCACCGCGACCGCGATTGCCACCTATCGTCCCGATGCGCCGCTGCTACCTTCGGGGCTGATCGGACCAGTCCGGCTGATCGCGCTGCGCCAGGATCTTCGCTATTCAGATGGATAATGACTTGATGCCGCGGCAAACTGCGGGCACCGGAGAGGCCGATCATCCAAAGAGGAGCGAGTTTTGAATCAGCGTGTGCGGCAGAAGGAAACCACCAAGGCGAGTATCCTCGAGGCGGCGCTGCACGAATTTTCGACGCACGGCTTCGAGGGGACGGCAACCCGCGATATTGCCGGGCGAGCGGGAGTCCATCACGCGCTGATCAAATATCACTTCCAGAACAAAGATATGCTCTGGCGCGAGGCCGTGACGTTCCTTTTCGATCGCCAGCTCGGCGAAATCGCGCACTCGCCACAACTCGAAAATTATACCGACAAGAAGGAATATGCCCGCGACATGCTGCGCCAGCGCGTCCATTATTGGGCACAGCATCCCGAACATGCGCGGCTGATGGTGCAGGAAAGTTGCCGCGATACCGAACGCTTCCGCTGGATGGTCGACACGTTCATCGTCCGCACCAGCCGCTCGTCGGGCGCCTTTGTCCAATGGCTGCAGGATGAGGGGCTGGTGCCCCCGGCGTCGCTGCCGGCGCTCGTTTATATCCTCGTCGGCGCGGCGCAGCTTTTCTACACGCTTGCACCCGAAGTACAACGCGTCTGGGGCGTCGATCCGACCAATTCTGCCGCAATCGAGGCTCATGTCGACGCGCTGGTGCGACTTGTGATCAGATAGCCTGGGGGTTTTGCAGGCCATGCCGTCCCATACATGGCCTCGGCGCGACGCCTGTTCGTGCGGGGTGCCTGCTCATTCCTCTGTCCTAGCGTCGGCTGCCACCGCGAAGTTTCTGCTCATAGATGCGGACCCTTTCTTCGAGCCGCCGGTCGGCGGATGCCTTGCCGAATTTCCGGGCCCGCGATTATTTTCGGGCATCAGCGAACGCCGATAGGCTCTGCTGGCGACAGCGCGGCTTGGCATGGCCTTTTTGTCGCTATCGCTCCTGTGCTTCATGACTTGCGAATGCGTATAGGATCCCACGCCGTCGACCATCGGCAAGGAGGCTCCTGCAGATCCCGGGATCATCAACAAACCGCTGGTGAGGTGCGTGAATGATTGCAGCCTTTCAAAGCCTGAAAAGACAGCCGACTCAGTCGGCACCGGCTTTGCCGTTTCCTGCCGACCGACCGCTGGCAGCTTCGTGGGCCTCCATCGGCTGGTAGTTTTCGAGCGTGTAGCCTTGGGATGTGTTGGCGATGAGCGTCCGCCCGCGGCATTCATAGCCATATTCCTCCCAACTGGCCCGCCATTCGATTTGCCCCCAGTCGTGTCGGGCCCCGCCGTTCGAGTATCAGATCTGGGCGCCATAGCGCGCGCTGGCCTTGCCGGACCGCTCGATTCCATTGATCCTGCGTTCGACCGTCACGATACGGCGAATGCCTTCGGCATCTCTCGTGAGCGGTGCTTCGATCTTGATGTCCTGGGCGGCGCTGTCCTTGAGAAAGGCAAGGCAGACTCTGAAGCTCTCCATCGTCTGCTGCCGTTCGGGCGACGAGACCGTGCCGCTCGCCGCAACCATCGAAGCGCTGCACGGCAGCATGGCCGCGAAGCTTCCGGTCAGGGGGAGGATATGTCGACGCGAACAGGGCTGTTCCGGACTCGGCACCGCCCCTCAAGCTCGACGTCGCCACCTTCGGTCGCAAGATAGGACCCGCGCAACGGGATATTCTCTCCGTCCTCGGCGCTCGATGTCGCGAACGCCAGTCGCGCCCTTGGCTGAGTGCGCAGTGCGAAACCGAAGGATGGGCCAAGCTCGGAGGAGGGCGCCTCGATCGTGGCGCTTTTGAAGTACGTCCGGCCATCGGCACGCGTGTGGATATAGGGGATGGATTTTCCGACGATCAGGCCGGTTTGCGCGGGAAACAGGAAGACATAGTCGCCCGCCGGATAAGGCTCGGGCCGCCGCTTCTCGCGGCGGGTCGCAGCGACGGTGCAATCGTAGCGCTGGCTGACCTCGACATTTTCGGGGAAGGCGGGAGCCGCGGCTACGGCTGCGATCGTCAACAATAGACTCATCTTCTGCCCTCGCTCTAGGACGGGAAAATTCTGTGCGGCGGCGCGCGGCAGCGAACTGGCCGCGAGTGCAAAACCCGGGTAGCCGCAACAGCCCCTGCATCACTATCCCGGCTCTTCCGGATTCGATGTGACGGCGGTCACTGAACCGGCGGTCGATGGCATTCATGGCTGCGGAGAGGCGAGGATACGGCGTCCCCTGCCGGAGCCAGCAACGGATCACCGCTTCAGGCAAAGGAGTTGTCCCGATGATCTGGAATTTCGCGTCTCTGGTTGCAATCGCTCTTTCTGGCCTTGCCGATCCGCAAGACCCGCCTGCTCCTGCCGTAACACCGGACCGGATTTCTTATGCGGGGGCCGGCAATGGCTGGACCGGCGGGCGCACCGAATGGTGGATCGATCGTTCGGGGCGTGGCTCCTACCGTACGACCATCGACCACAAGGCGAGCGGCAGGTTCGACGCGGGACCGCAGGGCTTCGAACGCATCCGGGCGATATTGCAGCCGCTTGAGGGCGTGCGTGAACTGCCTTGCGATGGGGCGGTCACCGATCAGGGGATGGGCGTGCTCAGTTGGCGAGGCGGCGGGCAGGAAGCCAGGTTGCATTTCGATTTCGGCTGCAATTTTCGCCAGCCCAACGCCGCCCGCCAGCGGCTGGGCGAGGCGAGCGAACATATGCAGCTATGGGCGCGGGCAAGATGATTAACGGTTCATTGCCCGAACGGTCTTGACGGCCATATCCTGCCTTCTTCGAGGCAATGGTGCTTCTGGCCGTCGTGGTCTGGCTTGGCATCGGTCTCGAAAGCAACGTCCGCCTTTGACGGCGTAGAGTTGAAAGCCGTCAGTCCGCTTCCGGCCAAGCCCGGCGGCGATGCACCAACGGCGCCGATGGGTAGCGTGTAATCGGGATATTGATGAGCCGTTGGCTCATCGTGCAAAAAGCAGGAAAGCGGCAAGCGCGGCGAGGAAGGCGCCGCGTGCGATCAGGCCGTTGCGCAGCGATTGACCTTCGAGATGGGATTGCAAGTCGGACGGGATCGGCATTGGCAGGGTTGCCGATACATCAGCTCCGCCCGTGTTGCCCACGGGAACCCAACCGGCAAGGTGGAAGGGGCCGGCTCCGATCAACCGGACGAGCTGCCCACGCGCTTCTCGGGTGTCCGACTGTCTGAGCGCGAGCCGCAACATGTGGAAATGTGTTTTCATATGCGAGACATACCAGCGCTGGCCGAGAATATGAGCCCGTTCCAGATGGTGCTTGGCAAGCGCAAGATCGCCTTTTGCCTCGGCCGATCGCGCATGGTCCATTTCGCTGGCAAAGGCGGCTTTGACGCTTGGTTTCATGGCAAACCTCCCCGTAGCTGCGACGCAGCGCCATCGCCGCCGTCACCTGTCTAGCGACCGTCCTTTGCGGACGGTGCATTGCGCATATCAGTTTAAACACCAGCCGGCAGAGGAAAACTCGCCCCGATATCTTTTAGTTTCTAGTGTCCGAGCAGGCAGATGAGATTCAGATGCCAGACGTCCCTTCGATGCTTGGTGGTCGCCAATTGGTCGGAAATTCGGACTCCCGCTTATGCACCTGAATCTAGCGCTGGGGTTTGCCGCCGCGGAGCTTTTGCTCATAGCTGCGTACCCTTCCTTCGAGCCAGCGGTCGGCGGGCGCCTTGCCAAATTTCCTGGCCCGGCGACTATGTTCGGGCATCAGCGAGCGCCGGTACGCCCTGCTCTTGGCGGCTCGGCTCGGCGTGGCTTTCTTGCCGCTATCGCTCCTGTGTTTCATGACCTGCGAATGCGTATAGGATCCCACGCCGTCGACCATCGGCAGGGAGGCGGCCGCGGACGCCGGGATCATCAGCAGGCTGGTGGCGAGACAAGAGGCAAGGAACAGGGGCTTCATCGAATATCTCCTCCATCGGGAGCCGCTACAATGGCGGCGGCAACCGGCCTTCGCGGGCTGGCGCCGACCGCAATATTTCGCACTGCTTCGAAAATCTGTGATTGCGATCATAGATTGGCCTTGATCGTGATTTAATAATC from Sphingopyxis sp. CCNWLW2 encodes:
- a CDS encoding DUF3703 domain-containing protein; its protein translation is MKPSVKAAFASEMDHARSAEAKGDLALAKHHLERAHILGQRWYVSHMKTHFHMLRLALRQSDTREARGQLVRLIGAGPFHLAGWVPVGNTGGADVSATLPMPIPSDLQSHLEGQSLRNGLIARGAFLAALAAFLLFAR
- a CDS encoding glycosyl hydrolase; the protein is MIRETAIALMASLALAAPPAVAQSADPMREDFASPPHEARPWVWWHWLDGNVTREGINRDLEWFERIGIGGFQLFDVAQPGVPKVVDHRLIYMRPDWQGAFRHAIAEGRRRGMEAGIASSPGWSETGGPWVTPEAAMKKLVWSETLVEGGRRFAGRLAPPPAVAGPFQDIARDQAAKATASFYRDVAVLAWRVPADAGPLPAAKISASGGTLDAALLTGSALDRAPGAVLPLAQASPQWVRFDYDRPQTIRSVVVGLTRPGLFDVAPIATLEASEDGAAFRAVRDLPLSTFHQNTVSFPAVTARAFRVTFRPPTRIGTIWRRILNLRAPGIANNRYDQPPPVQDIRLQRLALLPDARVTRFEDKAGFATAPDYYALATPEADAGSIVPAAGVIDLTARLTPDGSLDWTPPRGRWQVLRLGASLTGAVNAPAPTEATGYEVDKLDAGAVAAYMDRYLDTYRATLPPELLGARGVTTILNDSIEAGSQNWTRAMIDAFRARRGYDPTPWLPALTGRIVDSAEASDRFLWDYRTTIAELLAANHYGQVAMSARSAGLRVRAEALEDHRPILGDDMAMRAHADEPAGAIWAPNQKSGIDPTSIADLQGAASVAHLYGRDAVAAEAFTSALAPWAGSPRSLKRVADTAFALGVTRLMLHSSVHQPVEGKPPGLTLGIFGQYFNRNETWAGQARAWIDYLARSQYLLRQGQYVADIAYFHGEEAPLTGLYGEHEVGDIPAGHGFDFVNAGALVNLLRVEDGRLVTPSGMEYRLLQLGGTSSEMTLPTLRHIAALVDAGATVVGKRPVGSPSLADDRADYDRLVASLWCEGRVLDIAAAEALKRLGVGPDWQVTGEPLPLRVLHRTMKDRDIYFLASGSRSAARTEIAFRVIGRAPELWDADSGAVTPLPYRVEDGRTIVPLVFDPDGSAFVIFREGAGAAPKSATREELLLDLSKGWTLSFQPERGGPDASVLADAASWSESSDPRIRYFSGTGSYSRDVTLDRHQLAGKRLLLDLGEVGEIVDVVVNGRTLRTLWKPPYRLDISAALVPGANRIELRVTNLWVNRLIGDARPGVDKRTATAIATYRPDAPLLPSGLIGPVRLIALRQDLRYSDG
- a CDS encoding MFS transporter translates to MTGRLGWKRTIAFGSGDFAFNLYWQSLTLYLLFYYTEAVGLSAASAGLIYMVASIWDGIVDPLIGAAADRTRTRWGRYRPWLLLGAVPLALGFGLLYWPAPLQGGALVAAAMAAHLLFRSLYAAVNVPYIALTARITRSSADRANIAGARLVFSTIAGVIVALVTPRVATWVTGSADGAQGYFVAAAIFAFLATPILFFVFSTTREDEGAAAPADDVPLLGNWRILFANRAFWTLVMASALFIACYTAFAKSILYYFKYVLDAPDAGPTALALGGVTGLAIIPAWMFAARRIAKRTIWLMSCVIFGSGLVALGVFRFDSVGQMNLFVVFMQLGFQGIVFAYWGMLPDTVEYGEWKNGLRREGSLFGVALLFQKVALGLGAGLFGVALDSVGFAANQHQSAATIDGMRAIMVLIPLFGVLASAALMALNPLRRGVHERIVAEIAGRSTGEIAK
- a CDS encoding TetR/AcrR family transcriptional regulator; the protein is MNQRVRQKETTKASILEAALHEFSTHGFEGTATRDIAGRAGVHHALIKYHFQNKDMLWREAVTFLFDRQLGEIAHSPQLENYTDKKEYARDMLRQRVHYWAQHPEHARLMVQESCRDTERFRWMVDTFIVRTSRSSGAFVQWLQDEGLVPPASLPALVYILVGAAQLFYTLAPEVQRVWGVDPTNSAAIEAHVDALVRLVIR